One genomic window of Fusarium keratoplasticum isolate Fu6.1 chromosome 3, whole genome shotgun sequence includes the following:
- a CDS encoding RNA-dependent RNA polymerase: protein MSSQRPPPRGPSKGHKRPMKPGKPGRPAKGTRSPTNDALAFQPPAEWQTWPEVTIQLDKLPRSITTSNLWDWFSHEGEIAFIDINESARDPALSWAKIRFEPPPKRPFWSTGTYWVPHPDVRRYPDGLKIFVNRLKGTPRCWVRSPVSPDRYHPVKITLHPLAIQFGSMLGPRSIKVMKSFYNTVEEHTLKLEVSLKAMRLTAFFPMEVETRGGKHVRQHKVTIDFSKMKHLHQSPVDENGCALVVPVNVPPQYYWKKPNIRSSFSDDANNWSATETWNRATDLVEQAGIPMKHPVALHNDYQDPGFIDIGRWTTIRFVLDASTQAAKLANQQLVSALDDFNITTQVHEEGEFRVTHGAHADMWKHLEQPTLVENGNALEMLQQTSDAIIQLPFETRYQLEVCISRNILNEHTITLEFLEKLASMNPRKARLYLEYLADQGEPVQNPMSVFQNPEAEAFSPIARIPQYCALVRKVVITPTTIRFNSPAVEMSNRVMRQYKHIQDRFLRIQFVEELENNKITINKDQNDEIYKRVLRTMYQGIRIGDRTYEFLAFGSSQLRVNGAYFFCPTEHTSCDDIRKWMGQFSHIKIVAKYAARLGQCFSTTREVRGISSPAIREIPDIERNGHCFTDGVGKISPFVAQLVNEDMALDIFDKPSAFQFRMGGCKGVLTVWPDAKGMEVHVRESQKKFEADSKGLEIIRCAGFATATLNRQTIIILESLGVPIKAFTDLLDQQLGSYEQAMQDNGVAIEMLTKFVDEHQTNLVIAELLKAEFKTDELREPFVINVLNLWRSWSLKILKEKARIQIEKSAFVLGCVDETETLRGHSKDSEGSKAKDVNTLPQIFLQITDSRNYNKTHIIRGVCIVGRNPSLHPGDIRVVEAVDCPKLHHIKDVVVFPATGDRPVPNMLSGGDLDGDDFFVMWEPSLMPKTWNYSPMDYAAPKPQELDRDVNVDDLRNFFVKYLKNDKLPLIATSHLGFADQLGPMSPKCLELAELHSKAVDYPKTGEPATLRRDQQPQKWPHFMEKKNTYHSHKALGVIYDKVVNKAIQFDPIWDSPFDDRITRKYKLDNELLKAARRIKSQYDTAVRRLLSQHDLKTEFELWTGFAMSKPAVGTDYKLQESLSHEYDALKYRFRDICYEAAGGKLTDQVDRFVAAMYTVTEEETKIALFEHHRGPINDAGHILQPRKLEPKSMPLISFPWIFHWVMCRLALGARYDPKASVLAAAHRRATQHNRSSPDPGSSRVPACSEQETMPEPGLGLDVHTRLPDGTVVHRGQPLALFEPDDESCHDDDDAPSETLLSMADEGKASTGRDKSELTDSSSNNNRGEVSQEASDEAPEEGDTCGGQGQATEQDVEEESAMDRLGRLTGE from the exons ATGAGTTCACAGAGACCCCCTCCCCGCGGTCCATCCAAAGGTCATAAGCGGCCGATGAAACCAGGGAAGCCAGGGAGACCTGCGAAAGGAACCCGAAGCCCGACTAACGACGCGCTCGCCTTCCAACCCCCGGCCGAGTGGCAGACATGGCCCGAGGTGACTATCCAGCTCGACAAGTTGCCCAGGTCCATTACCACTTCCAATCTCTGGGACTGGTTCTCGCATGAGGGCGAGATTGCCTTCATAGACATCAACGAAAGCGCCAGAGACCCTGCGCTGTCATGGGCCAAGATCAGGTTCGAGCCGCCGCCCAAGAGACCCTTTTGGTCCACCGGCACCTACTGGGTCCCTCACCCAGACGTGCGTCGATACCCCGATGGCCTCAAGATCTTTGTGAACCGGTTAAAGGGGACCCCCAGGTGTTGGGTTCGAAGCCCCGTCAGTCCAGATCGTTACCACCCCGTCAAGATCACGCTGCACCCTCTCGCCATCCAGTTCGGTAGCATGCTGGGACCTCGAAGCATCAAGGTTATGAAGTCGTTCTATAATACCGTCGAAGAGCACACCCTCAAGCTTGAGGtcagcctcaaggccatGCGCTTGACTGCCTTCTTCCCCATGGAGGTTGAGACCCGAGGTGGAAAACATGTTCGGCAGCACAAGGTCACCATCGACTTTTCGAAGATGAAGCACCTCCACCAGAGCCCGGTCGATGAAAATGGATGCGCTTTGGTGGTGCCTGTTAACGTCCCGCCTCAGTACTACTGGAAGAAACCCAACATTCGCTCGTCCTTCTCTGACGATGCCAACAACTGGAGTGCTACGGAGACGTGGAATCGTGCCACGGACCTTGTTGAACAGGCAGGAATTCCAATGAAGCACCCCGTTGCTCTACACAACGACTACCAGGACCCAGGGTTCATCGATATTGGCCGCTGGACTACTATTCGCTTTGTCCTAGATGCTAGCACTCAAGCGGCCAAGCTTGCGAACCAGCAGCTCGTCAGCGCCCTTGACgacttcaacatcaccacgCAGGTCCACGAAGAAGGCGAATTTCGTGTCACACATGGCGCACATGCAGATATGTGGAAGCACCTGGAGCAGCCGACTTTGGTTGAAAATGGCAACGCCCTGGAGATGCTTCAGCAGACCTCGGATGCCATCATACAGCTGCCCTTTGAGACTCGCTACCAGCTTGAGGTTTGCATCTCTCGGAATATCCTCAACGAACACACCATCActctcgagttcctcgaaAAGCTAGCCTCGATGAACCCCAGAAAGGCCAGACTCTATCTCGAATACCTCGCAGATCAGGGAGAGCCTGTCCAGAATCCCATGTCCGTCTTTCAGAACCCTGAAGCCGAGGCCTTTTCACCCATCGCTAGAATCCCCCAGTACTGTGCGCTTGTTCGCAAGGTTGTCATCACTCCGACGACGATCCGCTTCAATTCACCAGCCGTGGAAATGTCCAACCGTGTTATGCGGCAGTACAAACACATTCAAGATCGCTTTTTGAGAATCCAGTttgttgaggagctggagaatAACAaaatcaccatcaacaaggaCCAAAACGACGAGATCTACAAGAGAGTCCTGCGGACAATGTACCAAGGCATCCGCATTGGCGACCGCACCTACGAGTTCCTGGCCTTTGGTAGCTCTCAGCTCAGGGTGAACGGGGCATACTTCTTCTGCCCTACAGAGCATACTTCTTGCGATGATATCCGCAAGTGGATGGGGCAGTTCAGCCATATCAAAATCGTGGCCAAGTATGCGGCTCGCCTCGGCCAGTGTTTCTCAACCACACGAGAAGTCCGCGGCATTTCTTCCCCTGCTATCCGCGAGATTCCCGATATCGAGCGAAACGGGCACTGCTTCACAGATGGCGTGGGCAAGATATCCCCCTTCGTGGCACAACTTGTCAACGAAGACATGGCCCTCGACATCTTTGATAAGCCGTCAGCTTTCCAGTTCCGTATGGGAGGCTGCAAGGGCGTTCTTACTGTCTGGCCAGACGCCAAGGGAATGGAGGTACACGTTCGCGAATCTCAGAAGAAGTTTGAGGCCGACTCCAAAGGCCTCGAAATCATTCGTTGCGCTGGCTTCGCAACGGCTACTCTTAACCGgcagaccatcatcatcctcgagaGCCTGGGAGTTCCTATTAAAGCCTTCACGGATCTCCTGGATCAACAACTTGGGTCGTACGAACAAGCGATGCAGGACAATGGTGTTGCTATTGAGATGCTGACTAAATTCGTAGACGAGCATCAGACGAACCTCGTCATTgccgagcttctcaaggccGAGTTTAAGACAGATGAGCTGCGCGAGCCATTTGTTATCAATGTCCTCAATCTTTGGAGGTCATGGTCCCTAAAAATCCTCAAGGAAAAGGCGCGAATCCAAATCGAGAAGAGCGCTTTCGTCCTCGGCTGCGTCGATGAGACGGAGACGCTCAGAGGCCACTCGAAAGACTCAGAGGGGtccaaggccaaagatgTCAACACGTTGCCCCAGATCTTCCTCCAGATCACAGACTCCAGGAACTACAACAAGACACACATAATACGCGGCGTGTGTATCGTAGGGCGCAACCCATCCTTGCATCCAGGAGATATCCGTGTCGTCGAGGCGGTTGACTGCCCAAAGCTGCATCACATCAAGGACGTCGTCGTGTTTCCCGCAACAGGCGACCGACCCGTTCCCAACATGTTGTCTGGCGGTgacctcgacggcgacgactTCTTTGTCATGTGGGAACCGAGTCTGATGCCCAAGACATGGAACTATTCACCCATGGATTACGCAGCTCCCAAGCCTCAGGAGTTGGACCGCGACGTCAACGTCGATGACCTAAGGAACTTTTTCGTCAAGTACCTGAAGAACGATAAACTTCCGCTTATTGCAACCTCGCATCTGGGCTTTGCCGATCAACTTGGGCCCATGTCCCCAAAAT GTCTTGAACTCGCCGAGCTACACTCCAAAGCCGTGGACTACCCCAAGACTGGGGAGCCGGCGACACTAAGACGTGACCAGCAGCCTCAAAAGTGGCCGCACTTTATGGAAAAGAAAAACACTTACCACTCGCACAAGGCCCTCGGTGTCATCTACGACAAGGTTgtcaacaaggccatccagTTCGACCCCATCTGGGACAGCCCATTCGACGACCGGATCACAAGAAAGTACAAACTAGACAATGAACTACTCAAGGCAGCAAGAAGGATCAAGTCTCAGTACGATACCGCAGTCCGACGGCTGCTCAGCCAGCATGACCTGAAGACCGAGTTTGAGCTCTGGACGGGCTTCGCCATGTCAAAGCCTGCTGTGGGCACGGATTACAAGCTGCAGGAGAGCCTCAGCCACGAATATGATGCACTGAAGTACCGATTCCGTGACATTTGCTACGAGGCTGCAGGTGGCAAGCTGACGGACCAGGTTGATCGCTTTGTGGCAGCCATGTACACCGTTACCGAGGAAGAGACAAAGATTGCACTTTTCGAACACCACCGGGGTCCCATCAACGATGCTGGACACATCCTGCAGCCCCGAAAGCTGGAGCCAAAGTCAATGCCACTCATCAGCTTTCCATGGATTTTTCACTGGGTCATGTGTCGTCTGGCCCTGGGCGCCAGGTATGACCCCAAGGCGTCTGTTTTGGCAGCAGCCCATCGGAGAGCGACCCAACACAACAGGTCGTCCCCCGACCCCGGATCCAGCCGAGTTCCTGCATGCAGCGAGCAGGAGACCATGCCGGAGCCTGGTCTTGGGCTAGACGTCCATACCCGTCTGCCGGATGGGACAGTTGTCCATCGTGGACAGCCGCTAGCCTTGTTTGAACCTGATGATGAGAGCTgtcatgatgacgatgatgcgCCTTCTGAGACGTTGCTTTCCATGGCGGACGAAGGGAAGGCGTCGACAGGCCGAGACAAGTCGGAGCTCActgacagcagcagcaacaacaataGGGGCGAGGTCAGTCAAGAGGCATCGGATGAGGCCCCCGAAGAGGGCGACACATGCGGCGGACAAGGACAGGCGACGGAGCAggatgtggaggaggagagcgCCATGGATCGTCTGGGACGTCTCACTGGAGAGTAG
- a CDS encoding Fe2OG dioxygenase domain-containing protein produces MPKPKSKASRPTKPGATAPPPPPPAIPLWPAFKPPLPIVDLSPEPHPLTSKVVLIPSFFPRSLCRDYVAFLKTLPLQTTPGRPKRGEAVRVNDRFQVDSPDFARRLWEETGLKDVLLDGDVEERWGGEPVGLSPNIRVYRYSKGQFFDCHYDDSNNLILDADPPLPVRTTWTLLLYLTSASEGCVGGETVFYTNDRKLAREEIAVPLETGMLLLHKHGEDCLLHEGREVTAGEKWVLRTDLCIKR; encoded by the exons ATGCCGAAGCCAAAGAGCAAAgcatcgaggccaaccaAGCCTGGGGCCACggctcctccaccacctcctcccgCCATTCCTCTTTGGCCGGCGTTCAAGCCTCCGCTGCCAATCGTTGACCTGTCTCCTGAGCCACATCCGTTGACATCCAAGGTGGTCCTCAttccctccttcttcccgCGTTCCCTCTGTCGCGACTATGTGGCCTTTCTCAAGACCCTCCCCCTTCAGACCACACCGGGTCGTCCAAAGCGGGGCGAGGCAGTCCGAGTCAATGACCGTTTTCAAGTTGACAGCCCAGACTTTGCTCGTCGTCTATGGGAGGAGACAGGGCTTAAGGATGTGTTATTAGACGGTGATGTCGAGGAACGATG GGGCGGTGAGCCTGTCGGCTTGTCTCCCAACATACGGGTGTACCGCTACTCGAAGGGACAGTTCTTCGACTGCCATT ATGATGATTCCAACAACCTGATTCTGGACGCGGATCCTCCCCTTCCAGTCCGCACTACCTGGACGCTGCTCTTATACCTGACTTCTGCCTCCGAAGGTTGTGTTGGTGGGGAGACGGTGTTTTACACAAACGACCGCAAGCTGGCGCGTGAGGAGATAGCTGTCCCTCTCGAGACGGGTATGCTCCTCTTGCATAAGCACGGAGAAGATTGTCTCCTC CACGAAGGGCGGGAGGTGACCGCAGGCGAAAAATGGGTCCTCCGCACTGATCTGTGCATCAAGCGGTGA
- a CDS encoding Altered inheritance of mitochondria protein 11, protein MASTYAAMPGTASTPAAQVDRATAAPTEVPSTSPPWTRQLKQFGLFFAGAGFMAASVAISRRSVLRRRLDSLPKFYSSNRQPVKFDSADRSLLAVQALGLATLNVMSFAVLLVGGISWGFDLSSIQELRERSQAAIRRPGLVNPEDEKEMEKMMEDLMARLGMDKPTASEKPSSDSNKD, encoded by the coding sequence ATGGCCAGCACATACGCCGCTATGCCGGGCACAGCCAGCACCCCTGCGGCTCAAGTTGATCGAGCTACCGCAGCCCCGACTGAAGTCCCATCAACATCCCCGCCATGGACCCGTCAACTCAAGCAATTTGGTTTATTTTTCGCTGGTGCAGGATTTATGGCTGCATCTGTAGCTATCTCACGACGCTCAGTATTGAGGAGGCGGCTGGATTCCCTCCCCAAGTTCTACTCATCCAATCGGCAGCCGGTAAAGTTCGACTCGGCGGATAGGTCTCTACTTGCAGTGCAGGCTCTTGGACTTGCCACACTCAATGTCATGAGCTTCGCTGTCCTTTTGGTTGGAGGAATATCATGGGGCTTTGATCTCTCCTCGATTCAAGAGCTGCGGGAGAGAAGTCAAGCGGCAATTCGTCGGCCGGGGTTGGTAAAccccgaggacgagaaggaaatggagaagatgatggaggacCTGATGGCTCGACTTGGCATGGACAAGCCAACAGCATCTGAGAAGCCATCAAGCGACTCCAACAAGGACTGA